The window ACGCCGGCGCAGTGGTCCTCCACGTAGATCCAGTCGCGCACGTTGCGGCCGTCGCCGTAGAGTGGCAGCGGCTTGCCCTCGAGGGCGTTCGTCACGAAGAGGGGGATGAACTTCTCCGGGTGCTGGAAGGGCCCGTAGTTGTTCGACGACCGGGTGATCACCGCGGGAAGCCCGTGCGTGCGGTGGAACGCGCGCACGAGGAGATCGGCGCCCGACTTGCTCGCCGAGTAGGGGCTGTTGGGCCGGATCGGGTCGTCTTCCCGGAACCCGCCGCGGAGCGTGCTCCCGTAGACCTCGTCGGTGGAGATCTGCACGAACCGCGGCAGCCCGTGCTTGAGGGCGCGCTGCAGGAGCGTGTAGGTGCCCATCACGTCGGTCTTCACGAAGGAGCCCCCCTCGAGGATCGACCGGTCGACGTGCGTCTCCGCGGCGAAGTTGTAGAGGACGTCGACGCCGGGCATCAGCTCGTCGAGGAGCCTGCCGTTGCAGATGTCCCCCTTGACGAACCGGAAATCGGGCCGGCCCTCGAAGGGGCGGAGGTTCGCGGGATTGCCGGCGTAGGTGAGCTTGTCGAGGACGGTGACGTGCGCCGCCCCCCTGCGCTTGAGCAGCAGGCGCACGAAGTTCGTTCCGATGAACCCGGCGCCGCCGGTCACGAGGATCCGTTTCATCGACCTTCTCCTCCCTACGGGCGCTCGCGGCCGAAGGAGTGGTACCTGAACCCCTTCTCCCGCATGATGTCGGGCTTGTAGATGTTGCGGCAGTCGATCACGACCGGCTCCGCGAGCATCCCCTTGACCTTGTCGAGGTCGAGGACGCGGAACTCGTTCCACTCGGTCGCGATGACGAGCCCGTCCGCGCCGTCGATCGCACCGTAGGCGTTCTCCGCGTACTCGATGTCGAGCTTGTACAGGGTGCGCGCGTTGTCCATCGCGATCGGGTCGAATGCGCGCACCGTCGCCCCCGCCTCCCGGAGCCGCGCGACGAGGCGCAGGGACGGCGCGTGGCGCATGTCGTCGGTGTTCGGCTTGAAGGAGAGCCCGAGGAGGGCGATCGTCCGTCCCGACAGGTCGGGGATCTCGGCCCGGAGCTTCTCGAGGAGCCGGTCGATCCGCCCGTCGTTGACCTCGCTCGCCGCCTCGATGATCCTGAGCGGGATCTCCGTTTCGGCGGCGGTGTGCAGGATCGCGGAGACGTCCTTCGGCAGGCAGGAGCCGCCGTAGCCGACGCCGGCATGCAGGAACTTCGATCCGATCCGCTTGTCGAGGCCCATCGCCCGCGCGACGTCGTCGACGTTCGCGCCGAGCGCCTCGCAGAGATCGGCCATCTCGTTGACGAAGGAGATCTTGACGGCGAGGAAGGCGTTGCTCGCGTACTTGATGAGCTCGGCGGTGCGGATGTCGGTGAAGACGAGCGGCGTCTCGAGCAGGTAGAGCGGCCGGTAGATCTCGCGCATCACCTCGCGCGCGCGCTCGCTCTCCACGCCGATGACGACGCGGTTCGGCCGCATGAAGTCCTCGATCGCCGATCCCTCGCGCAGGAACTCGGGATTGGAGACGCGGTCGAAGGGGATGTCGTTCTCGACGTGCTCGCGGACGATCTCCCCGACGCGCTCGGACGTGCCGACCGGCACGGTGCTCTTCTGCACGAGGATCCGGTAGCCGTCCATCGCCTTCGCGACGTCCTCGGCCACCGTGAAGATCTGGCTGAGGTCGGCCGCGCCGTCGTCGCCCATCGGCGTGCCGACGGCCGAGAAGACGACGAGGGACTCGGCGACCGCCTGTTCGAGATCGGTCGTGAAGAGGAGGCGTCCCGCGTCGTAGTTGCGTTTCACCAGTTCCTTGAGCCCCGGCTCGTAGATCGGCATGACGCCGTCCTGGATCTTCGCGATCCGTTCGCGGTCGATGTCGACGCAGATCACCCGGTTGCCGAAATCGGCGAGGCACGCCCCGCTCACGAGCCCGACGTAGCCGGTTCCGACCATGCAGATATTGGGCATCGTACTCTCCTTGTGATGTCCGTTCGCTTGCGCGCCCCGCGGGGCGCGCGCCGGGCCGTCGCGCCGGCCCGGTCCGCCGTCTCTATCCGTCCGCCGCCTCCCGGCGTTCCCACCAGTCGGCGAGGTCGGCGAGCATCCGCCCGCGGCCGATCGACGGCTCCCAGTCGATCGCCGCGCGAAGCCGCTCGTTGCTTCCGATCATGACCGGCACGTCCACCGGCCGCAGCAGGGCCGGGTCGGTCTCGACCTGCACGTCGCCGGGGATCCTCGCGAGCAGGATATCGAGCGCGTCGCGGAGTTGCAGCCCCGTCCCCGAGCAGACGTTGAAGACCCGGCCCCGGCTGCCGCTCTCCACGAGCAGCCGGTAGGCCCTGACGACGTCCCGCACGTCGAGGAAATCCCGCTCGACGTCGATGTTGCCCGTGCGGACGACCGGCTCGTCGAGTCCAAGCCGGACCCGGGCGCACCGGCGGGCGAAGGCCGGCAGGACGAACATGTCGGACTGCCCGGGGCCCGTGTGCCCGAAGCTGCGCGTCACGATCACCGGCAGCCCGTGGCACGTCCCGTACTGGAGGGCGAGCATGCCCTGGGCCGCCTTGCTCACCGCGTAGGGGCTCACCGGCTCGATCCTGCTCTCCTCGCGGAGCGGCATCTCCTCGCGCGGGCGCCGTCCGTATTCCTCGCTCGAGGAGACCGAGAGGAAGACGGTCTTCCGCCCCCGCGGCGACCGCCGGAGCGCCTCGAGCAGGCCGAGGGTGCCGAAGAGGTTCGTCCGGATCGTCCCGAACGGATCGTCGAAGGAGCGGCCCGCCGAGCTCTGCGCCGCGAGATGGAAGACCGCGTCCGGCGACGTCTCCTCGACGAGCGCGGCGGCGGAGACGGGATCGGTGAGATCGCATCGCCGGTACGAGGACCCGCCTGAAGCGGCCGGCGGCGGCAGCGTCCGTGTTCCCTCTCCCGGGATCGTCACGCCGGCGGGCGGCGGCGCGTCGAGGATGTCGGTGGCCGCCACGTCCCAGTTAAACGAGACGAGTTCGTCCACGAGATACCGCCCCACGAATCCGCATGCGCCGGTCACGAGGGCCTTCATCGATCACACGCTCCGCTGCACCGTCGCCGGGCAGGTCCGCCAGAACTCGAGCAGGTCGGCGAAGGTCTTCTCGATCGGGATCTCCGGCTCCCATCCCGTGTCTTCGTGGAAGCGCGAGTTGTCCCCCTCGAGGATCTCCACGTCGCTCGGGCGCAGCCGGGACGGGTCCCGCTCCACCGTCACCTCGAGGCCGCTCATGTCGATCAGCATCCCGAGCATGTTCCCGATCGACATGCTCCGGCCCGAGCAGATGTTGTACACCTCGCCCGGCTTCCCCTTCTCGAGCGCGAGCCAGTAGCCGCGGACCATGTCGCGGACGTCGGTGAAATCCCGCTTCGCGTCGAGGTTGCCGACGCGCATCACCGGGGGGCGCAGGCCCTTCTCGATGTCGACGAGCTGCTTCGCGAAATCGCTGCACACGAAGACGGGGCCGCGGCGGGGGCCGGTGTGGTTGAAGCCCCGCGTGCGGACGACGTCCATCCCGTAGCTCATGAAGTACTGGTAGCCGAGCATGTCCTGCCCCACCTTGGACACGCCGTAGGGGCTCAGCGGCCGCAGGGGGTTGCTCTCCTTTATGGGAACCTCGTCGGGATAGACCATCCCGTACTCCTCGCTCGAGCAGGCGATCTGGATGCGGCATTCGATGCCGAGCTTGCGCACCGCCTCGAAGACGTTGAGCTGGCCGATGATGTTCGTGGAGAGGGATTCCGACGGCGCCTTCCAGGAGGTCGGCACGAAGCTCTGCGCGGCGAGGTGGAAGATCCGCTCGGGGCGGACCCGCTCGATGACGTCGCGCGTCGATGTGGCGTCGCGCAGGTCGCACTCGAGAAGGCGGAGGCGGTCCCAGATATGGTCGATGTTCTCCGTGCGGCTCCGCCAGCGGACGATCCCGTACAGCTCGACGTCGGTATTCTCGAGGCAGAGATCGGCCAGGTGGCTTCCCGCGAACCCGGTGATCCCCGTGATCAGCACTCGCATGGTACCCCTTCCGAAGGCGGCGGAGCCGCCGCGCGACCCGTGGGAAAGCTCAAGAGTTCGAGTATATCAGAAATGCCCACCGGATGTGTACCTTTTAGACGAATTCCGCAAGGAGGTCAACGGCTATCCCCCCCGGGGCCGGCGGCGCCGGGGCGCGGCCTCTCCCGTGGCGCGGGGGCGGGGCGGAGCCGTCTTGCCGTGTGGTGCACGGTCAGCCGTAGACGAGGTAGAGGACGAGCGAGGCCGCGGCCGTCGCCGCGATGGTGAATGGCAGGCCGATCCTGACGAATCCGCCGAAGGAGACCGGGTGCCCCTCGCGCCGCAGGATGCTCGTGGCCGCGATGTTCGCCGCCGCGCCGATCGGGGTGATGTTGCCCCCCATGCAGGAGCCGATCAGCACGCCGAAGGCGAGAAGCGTCATGAACCGCTCCGCATCGAGCCCGCCCGCCGGCGCCACCCGGCCAGCGACGCCGATGACCACGGGCAGGACCGCCGTGATGTAGGGCACGTTGTCGATGAAGGCCGAGACGGCCACCGAGAACCAGACGACGATCATGAGGAGCGCGAAGGGGCTCAGGTGCCCGAGGGCGGCGAGCCGGTCGGCGGCCGCGTCGATCACCCCCGCCTCGCCGAGCATCCGGACGAGGGCGAAGATGCCGGCGAGGAGCAGGACGGTGCCCCAGTGGAGGCGCTTGAGCAGGTGCCGCAACGTGCCCCGCTCCCGCTCGCGCCGGCGGTACCAGGCGAGCCCCCCGATCCCCACGAGCATGCAGGACACTCCCCCGTACCAGCGGAACCCCGGATCGGCGAGAGGCGCGAAGGAGAGCAGGAACACGGCCAGAATGATCAGCGTCAGCGGGAACCACGACCGGACCGGCGCCACCGGGATGCGCGGCGGCCGCTGGCGGTGTCCCCGCACGAAGAACAGGAGGACGAGGAGACCGACGACGGCGCCGACCTGGACGAGCCAGAAGATCCCCGCCTCGCCGAGCCGGTTGAACCAGAAGAAGTCCCAGAAGTTCATCCGGAGGCGGGAGGCCACGATCATGCTCGGGTAATCGCCGATCAGGATCGCCATCCCCTGGAGGTTCGAGGAGATGGCGACGCCCACGATGACCGGCACCGGCGAGACGCCCCCCTTGCGCGCCATCTGCAGGGCGATCGGCGCCACGACGAGGACGGTGACGACGTTGTCCATGACGATCGAGAAGAGGGAGGCGAAGGCGATGACGAGAACGAAGGCGACGGTGAGGTTCGGCGAGCGGTTGCCGAGCTGGTCGGCGATCGCCTCGGGAAGCCTTGAGTAGCTGAAGAGCTCGGCCATGACGACCGAGCCGACGAAGATCCCGAGCACGTTCCAGTCGATACCGCCGATGAGGTCGGCGAGACCGAACTCGTCGAGGAAAAGCCCGGCGAGGACGGCGATCCAGACGGCCGCCCACCGCCCG is drawn from Candidatus Krumholzibacteriota bacterium and contains these coding sequences:
- a CDS encoding GDP-mannose 4,6-dehydratase, which codes for MRVLITGITGFAGSHLADLCLENTDVELYGIVRWRSRTENIDHIWDRLRLLECDLRDATSTRDVIERVRPERIFHLAAQSFVPTSWKAPSESLSTNIIGQLNVFEAVRKLGIECRIQIACSSEEYGMVYPDEVPIKESNPLRPLSPYGVSKVGQDMLGYQYFMSYGMDVVRTRGFNHTGPRRGPVFVCSDFAKQLVDIEKGLRPPVMRVGNLDAKRDFTDVRDMVRGYWLALEKGKPGEVYNICSGRSMSIGNMLGMLIDMSGLEVTVERDPSRLRPSDVEILEGDNSRFHEDTGWEPEIPIEKTFADLLEFWRTCPATVQRSV
- a CDS encoding GDP-mannose 4,6-dehydratase; the encoded protein is MKRILVTGGAGFIGTNFVRLLLKRRGAAHVTVLDKLTYAGNPANLRPFEGRPDFRFVKGDICNGRLLDELMPGVDVLYNFAAETHVDRSILEGGSFVKTDVMGTYTLLQRALKHGLPRFVQISTDEVYGSTLRGGFREDDPIRPNSPYSASKSGADLLVRAFHRTHGLPAVITRSSNNYGPFQHPEKFIPLFVTNALEGKPLPLYGDGRNVRDWIYVEDHCAGV
- a CDS encoding GDP-mannose 4,6-dehydratase — translated: MKALVTGACGFVGRYLVDELVSFNWDVAATDILDAPPPAGVTIPGEGTRTLPPPAASGGSSYRRCDLTDPVSAAALVEETSPDAVFHLAAQSSAGRSFDDPFGTIRTNLFGTLGLLEALRRSPRGRKTVFLSVSSSEEYGRRPREEMPLREESRIEPVSPYAVSKAAQGMLALQYGTCHGLPVIVTRSFGHTGPGQSDMFVLPAFARRCARVRLGLDEPVVRTGNIDVERDFLDVRDVVRAYRLLVESGSRGRVFNVCSGTGLQLRDALDILLARIPGDVQVETDPALLRPVDVPVMIGSNERLRAAIDWEPSIGRGRMLADLADWWERREAADG
- a CDS encoding UDP-glucose/GDP-mannose dehydrogenase family protein codes for the protein MPNICMVGTGYVGLVSGACLADFGNRVICVDIDRERIAKIQDGVMPIYEPGLKELVKRNYDAGRLLFTTDLEQAVAESLVVFSAVGTPMGDDGAADLSQIFTVAEDVAKAMDGYRILVQKSTVPVGTSERVGEIVREHVENDIPFDRVSNPEFLREGSAIEDFMRPNRVVIGVESERAREVMREIYRPLYLLETPLVFTDIRTAELIKYASNAFLAVKISFVNEMADLCEALGANVDDVARAMGLDKRIGSKFLHAGVGYGGSCLPKDVSAILHTAAETEIPLRIIEAASEVNDGRIDRLLEKLRAEIPDLSGRTIALLGLSFKPNTDDMRHAPSLRLVARLREAGATVRAFDPIAMDNARTLYKLDIEYAENAYGAIDGADGLVIATEWNEFRVLDLDKVKGMLAEPVVIDCRNIYKPDIMREKGFRYHSFGRERP